Below is a window of Anomaloglossus baeobatrachus isolate aAnoBae1 chromosome 8, aAnoBae1.hap1, whole genome shotgun sequence DNA.
TCTCTAAGGTGACATTATTTTAGGGATTTGTACATACAAAAGTGGTGTCTAACCAAAGTCAAGTCTCTTGTATATCATGTTTACTAGTTCTGCTCTCCCGCACATCTCTTTTTTCGATCTAAGGAAGAATTAGATCAACTGATCGTAAAGCCCAAATAACAACCAATATAAATCAGCAGAAAGAAGTCAATGAACAAGACTCATTATTCAAATGGTATTTATTTGTGGTTGGCTCATGCATGTGAAAGGGAACCCTGTAATTAACAAGTGAATAAGGACTTTCCGTCCTCCTTGGCAAAACATGCCAGACACTTGTGGATTATTAGGATGTCACTTGTCTTATCACATGGCATGCACTCCAGTACCATCTTGCTCAGGTATTCTGGGTCATTAAAGGAGGAAAGGTCATCGATTCCGGCTTGTTTGTCCTTTATGATCCCATATGTGTTGACTAGGTATTCCGTAACATGGCCGTGGACTTCGGGGCAATAGCCCAATTTCTTCAGATGACTCATCGTTTGATTGAAGCGCCGGTACAAGTCGGACCTTGAGTTCTCGTCCACTTTGCCGGTCAGTGGACAAGTGGTCACCTGCGAACATGAAACAGAACATCATGACTACAAGACCACTGCAAATAATCACTGTCATACATATTCGCATTTACGCAGAAATGAGTAATTTCCTTTTGAACAATCACATTGGGAGGAAAAAAACCAGCAGGGACCTTCATAGAGCTGGTGCTGGGATTGTGGATGGAGTTAATGAGTAGGTTTACTATTTATTGTTTTTTACAACGTTCCCTTGATAATTCTTATCAATTCCATTGGTGGATGTAATTTTTTTTAAGAACAAGCATTATATTACATTCTGTAACATTGTTGGTACAAGCTGTCTAGAACTCGCACATTGACAAACCCCtccatttattaaaataaacagttTAATAATAGTAATTGAGGTTTCTCACCTGTAAAATCTTCTCCTTTATGTATGGTACTCGGTATCCATACAGTCGATGTTGCTCCAGAAAGATGGCACACAGAATCCAGCGGTCCAGCTGAAAGGCCATCTCTCCGACAATGCGCTGACATTTCATCACTTTTTTAGGGTCTGCATACGTAATAAAATCAATGCAATTGAAACTGCACCATGAGCCCGGAGAATTGGTCGGCTAATGGTAATATCCAACTACTCACCTACAGGAGGGTAGGAGTCCATCTTTTGTTTACTCTCTTTGATATCTGGAATAGTAAAAAAAATTGTTCCCATACATCAATGTTCAAATCCTGGAGGAATGGTCTCCCCTGGCCCTCATGTAGGGTGCACTCCTGGTCCACTGGTGACATGGAGTGCCTTTACTCTATGTACATTGCTTTGTCTATAGTCTACTCTGTGCCAGAGCAAGGTCCCCTTCTTAAAGGTTCCTCTGCCTTGGACGATTCCATAAATCCTAAATTACTAAGGTCTGGTTCAACATTTGAGGTTTCTTTATAAATGCCTACATCATGAAGAGTAAAACGTCTTGCTACATGGGTTTGTGGTGGCTCCCTATGAGCATTGTACGAAACGTTTCTAGTAACCAGACATAGGTATAAGCCTAATGTTAATTTGAAAAATATTCTTAACTATTTAGTAATCTAAACACCACATATTAAGAAAATAACAGTGTAGGAAACACAACTTACATTCATAGTTGGATCCATGTGGCTGTTTCCTGTCTAGAatatgaaaaataaatatatatattaatctaTAATATTAATAGTAGGTCACAACAACCTCATTTTATGGAGCATTCTGGAAAGTTTAATTGAGAAAGTTCTACATTTTAATTCCCATCATTCTGATTTCTTCTAGCTCAATGGTTGGATTTATGAGCCAAACCATAATGTAACTGTACGAGGGATATGTCATTATACATGGACACCCGCATAGGGCAGATCCTACATCGCTTCCATGAATTaatgtctattattattattattattattattaatgaattTAATGAATTAACCTTAATGTCAATGTGTGGCCATTTCATCAATTCTTTTAGGAAACATCAAATATTACTCTACAATTTTTAATTTGGGGGAAATCTATATGTGTAATCCCAGGCTTACCCTTGTGGTCTTTCTTCTGTATCCTGGTTTGAACTGACTTTTCATGGTCTTTTAAAACATATCTAAGCTCCACGTTCTCCTGCATTAGCCCCATGATTCGGCGCAGTTCTGCGTTTTCATTTTTCAGACGTGTACTCTCCGCGATCAGGTCTTCCTGATCATCACTATTCAGACTTTTTGGTGTAATGTCCATGGTGTTACTTGCAGAAAATCCTGAAGACATCTTCACAGGTTTTCTTCACAAAGCTAATGTCTAATTTGATGGAACATTCATGATCCTAACATTCTACGTTCTATGATGTCACTGGAAACCTGGTTATGAGATCATTGCTCATTGCAGCCAATGGGAATTCACAACattggagaaattgtgcaacaaaacTTATATAAATCATTATTCATAATATTCATTGTAGAAATTGAAGAAGCCAATAAAATTAAATGATTCTTATTTTAGGATCTAattttaaaaatgtataaaaatcacGCAGTTAGCATAGTTAATCAAATGGAGGCTACTAATTAAAGAGGATAGTATCTATTATATATGCAAAACATATAAAACCTCATTAAAAATTTGGTAATGTTCAGTAATTCTCCTAAACAGGGAGGAAACTACAGAAAGATAATGTGAATATATATGCACAAATCTTCAATTCActtatataatttattatataCAGCGAGTGAAATTAATTTTCAACACggcactaattttctaagtaaatacagcTGCATGCCGaattttgggcacccctggtcaaaattactgtttttgtgaacagttaagcaagttgaagatgaaatgatccctAAAAGGCGtacagttaaagatgacacatttcctttgtattttaagcaaaaaaaaaatatatatatatatatatatatatattcatcttttacattttaaaaattgcaaaaaggaAAATGGTCTATGCACCAGTTTAGACACCCTTGGAGATATGTGTGCTCAGataatttgaccaaggtttcagacattAATTAGCTTGTTATGGCTTGTTCACGGTCATTGTTATGCAAgttcaggtgatgcaaatttcacaactTTATATAAACCCGACCTTCTACCTTgtaccaaaaaacagcagccatgggttcttctgagcagctgcctagcactctgaaaattaaaatggtggAGGCCTACAAAACCGGGATAGGTTACaaaaagatagcaaagtgttttcaagttcctctttcctcagttcaaaatgtatttaaaaaatggCAGTTATGAGGAACAGAGGAGGTCAAGATAAAGTCTGGAAGACcaggcaaaatttctgtgagagctgctaatAGAATTGTTAGAGAGGCAAGTCAAAACCCCCCGTGCGACTGCAAAAGACCCTCAGAAAGATTTAGCAGACTATGGAGTTGTGgtgcattgttctactgttcagatatACCTTCacgaatatggccttcatggaagagtcaacaGAAAAaatcctctcctgcgtcctcaccataacatTCAGCATCAGAAATCTGCAAAAGATCATCTAAAGAAGCATCAGGCATTTTGAAAACAAGTCTTATGGACCGATGATGTCAAAATAGAACTCTTTGCCCACAATgaacaaaggtatgtgtggagaaaaaaaggcacagaatttcaggaaaagaatattttctgacgctggggggcgctattcacttatttctgcctgctgtttataaagggaagatcagaataaggctacattcacatgaccgatccgtttttgcggtccgcaaaaaacggtctgtttttttcacgggtgcatccgtgcggcatctgtttccgttccgtattgttaggcccgggtggtggatccactgggccgtgcaccccaccggaggcctgggtgcatagtagccggagcactagcgtggcagggactgcgtcccacaggggatgggtagaacagtcactggggcttcagagttcctggagacagtgcaggaatccggcacaggtgccaggtaggaatgtcaggcaatagtattgatcacaggacacggcacaagggggacctgagcacctagctttcaagacaaggcttacaagacacgttgatcaggccccgcccacatggcaaggccagtcttatatacccagcacagcctaaataaataatttaaaaaaaaacacacataggggtccccccaaaattggaccaccagccaaggtaaagcagacagctgctgggGTCTGatgttctcagactagggaagtccatggttattggactgtccccagcctaaaaatagcaggccgcagccgccccagaactggcgcatccattagatgtgccaatcctggtgcttcgccccagctcatcccgtgccctggtgcagtggcaaacggggtaatatatgggcttgataccagatgtgtaatgtcacctggcatcaagccctggggttcgtgatgtcacgcgtctatcagatacccgacatcaccaacccagtcagtaataaaaaaaaaatagacgacaaacacatttttatttgaaaaaacactgcccaatacattccctctttcaccaatttattagaaagaaaaacaaatccaggtctgctgtaatccaagcgattaccatgacgatccataccatagtcactgtcccagccaatgaataaCAGAATGttacccattggctgggagagcaatgcagtgacctgagctaacatcaataggtcagcccaggtcactgcagggcatgacaagtgctgctgtcaggagcgaggtacattacctgcagtgacgatctcctgcactgctgacagccgacctgtcactgagttcaatgaccagccaagtatcacgagagcctgtgacgtcaccgctagtgacagtctcgggccgcagtgtgaGATGTAAAGCGCCAGCCATGGaatacagtgtcagcgctgaggtcgggagggcgggacttcatcactgcaggtaagccgagcggggtaatgcatgcggagtgccaggtgggcagagcctagcggggtaatgtgtgcagagtgccaggtgggcggagcctagcggggccatgtgtgcagagtgccaggtaggcggagcctagcggggccatgtgtgcagagtgccaggtgggcggagcctagcggggccatgtgtgcagagtgccaggtgggcagagcctagtggggtaatgtgtgcagagtgccaggtgggtggagcctagcggggccatgtgtgcagagtgccaggtagaaaaaacaaaaagccagcaccaattgtgcacttcagcactaaacattccaaactgtacttattataaaaatttttgagatttttggcaaaaaattgcaatttcttgagctgcctcgccacgtcacggcaaatctcatttgaggcagtcctacactaaaatatttttataaaatgtgccatacggcctcacatatgcctagcggggccatgtgtgcagagtgccaggtgggcagagcctagtggggtaatgtgtgcagagtgccaggtgggtggagcctagcggggccatgtgtgcagagtgccaggtaggcggagcctagcgggtccatgtgtgcagagtgccaggtgtgcggagcctagcgtggtaatgtgtgcagagtgccaggtgggcggagcctagtggggtaatgtgtgcagagtgccaggtgggcggagcctagcggggccatgtgtgcgggcggcggagtgcgaagtgggtggagcctagcagggccatgtgtgcgggtggcggagtgcgaagtgggtggagcttagcggggccatgtggcgatgAGGACGTCagcgtcgtggactgcatggctggggacaggtgagtgtgagtgtgagtgtgtgtgtgtgtgtgtacatgccgcgtgcaggaggaggcggagcgagctgagcggggaagtgtcggcttcctgcacacgtaaccagggtaaatattgggttactaaccaaagcactttgcttggatacccgatgtttatcttggttaccagcttaccgcaagctgccagcgatggctccctgcacactgtagctgtaaaaagccacgcttttgctgatagaaccgttctcgaacgtaactcgaactgtcgagccctGAGGTGCCCTGCCTCCCGGGTTGCTAAACTAGTGGGCCAGagatcccatacctcgtgatggccacccctggcacctaccctggcccagtcccagtaaCAGAGCTCATGAGTtgtgtgttggatgtgttgtggtagtttaccggcgatgacctcctctgtatctgagatgaatactgcacctcgggtgaggtggagtaccttgtggcgcctgaagccgcaggggtgccacatatttcttaccaactgtgtattgtttgcTTCTGATATTATcgtcaatatatgttgggggctttaactatcccTTTGGGTTCTTCATCTTTGAGGatagctagtttcttaggcggCGACGACGTGTCGAGGTAGAGTAGGCATGCTCCACTGCTATTTCTAATTGTGTATATATAGTCAGGGGGTTGCTACCAGGTAATTTCCAACCACTTTTGTGCTCTATTTTTGAGGTTTACCTGTTTTTGTCCTCCTGGACTATTAAGGTTGTAGTTCATAGTTCTTGGGTTGCCTCTTTCCTTGGATTGGGAAAGAGATTAACCTTTAATGGGATATTTATGGAAATATAAACGGTCTCCTGACCATTACAGGGAAgtatatatggacacagtatgggggagggtgAGAGAAGGAATGTATATGCTTTCACAGtatagagggagggggaggggaggaatgtatatgagACCGCAACAGTATGGGGGAAGGGGAGGAATCTATATGAGACcacagtatggggggaggggaggaatgtatatgcgacgcagtgtcggactggctaccggaggaaccgccagtaattccaggcctggctgcggttacctgaatTGGCATGTAGGACTGAACCACAAGcactgactgattccccggcgtttgcagttcagttcatgacagttgCGGACAGGCTAGGctgaactccggagttcaggtgagagcttcggagttcagcccggtctgtccacagctgtcatgaactgaaccacaattgctggggaatcagtcggtgctcatggttcagtcctgcaaaccctgagtttagtccaggctgcactcc
It encodes the following:
- the LOC142249066 gene encoding speriolin-like protein encodes the protein MSSGFSASNTMDITPKSLNSDDQEDLIAESTRLKNENAELRRIMGLMQENVELRYVLKDHEKSVQTRIQKKDHKDRKQPHGSNYEYIKESKQKMDSYPPVDPKKVMKCQRIVGEMAFQLDRWILCAIFLEQHRLYGYRVPYIKEKILQVTTCPLTGKVDENSRSDLYRRFNQTMSHLKKLGYCPEVHGHVTEYLVNTYGIIKDKQAGIDDLSSFNDPEYLSKMVLECMPCDKTSDILIIHKCLACFAKEDGKSLFTC